One window of Nocardia nova SH22a genomic DNA carries:
- a CDS encoding alpha/beta fold hydrolase, which yields MTTPSTPRPRPTRFVDVDWGRLAYTEHGDGKDVVVLLHQFLVDKRAQWPIAEYLAAQSYRVICVDLPGHGESDAPRRDDAYGLPRSSAAVLGLLDALDVESAFLGGASFGSLHALCIALTAPERLRGLWLEMPILDRGIRNSCYWGGVVLSGYSAFSPLLRLLAPLARRGARRPDNLGIALGLLARDPDATRHMMVGTLGHGLKPWIADWRSLTVPTLVMGHPFDPVHVLADAEQLAAELPRSQYLRSSSIAELRSHPERSMPDVARFVAACFDASDVDLVS from the coding sequence ATGACCACCCCGTCCACACCTCGGCCCAGGCCGACCAGGTTCGTCGATGTCGACTGGGGCCGCCTCGCCTACACCGAACACGGTGACGGCAAGGACGTGGTGGTGCTACTGCATCAGTTCCTCGTCGACAAGCGCGCCCAGTGGCCGATCGCGGAATACCTTGCTGCACAGTCATATCGGGTAATCTGCGTGGATCTGCCCGGACACGGGGAGTCGGATGCCCCACGCCGCGACGACGCGTACGGGCTGCCTCGTTCCAGTGCCGCCGTGCTCGGATTGCTCGACGCGCTCGACGTGGAATCGGCATTTCTCGGCGGTGCCTCGTTCGGATCGCTGCACGCGCTGTGCATCGCGCTCACAGCTCCGGAACGGCTGCGTGGGCTCTGGCTCGAAATGCCGATCCTCGACCGCGGAATCCGCAACTCCTGCTACTGGGGCGGCGTCGTCCTGTCGGGATATTCGGCGTTCTCGCCGCTGCTGCGGCTGCTCGCACCGCTCGCACGCCGCGGCGCACGCCGTCCGGACAATCTCGGCATCGCGCTCGGCCTGCTCGCTCGCGATCCGGATGCCACCCGGCACATGATGGTGGGCACACTGGGGCACGGACTGAAACCGTGGATCGCTGATTGGCGATCACTGACGGTGCCGACGCTCGTGATGGGCCACCCGTTCGACCCGGTACACGTCCTGGCCGACGCCGAACAACTGGCCGCGGAGCTACCGCGGTCGCAATATCTGCGCTCCTCGTCGATTGCCGAGCTGCGCAGTCATCCGGAACGGTCGATGCCGGACGTCGCGCGTTTCGTCGCCGCCTGCTTCGACGCCAGCGACGTCGACCTGGTTTCGTGA